One Chryseobacterium indoltheticum DNA segment encodes these proteins:
- a CDS encoding class I SAM-dependent methyltransferase, with amino-acid sequence MHSWHSKREIQNYINANLNADLHSLLLKKSPFPEVSMQEIVQQIKGRQVAQKKFPFLLQDGIIFPPQLNLEQSSSEKTALYKSEILKGEKFIDLTSGFGIDAYYLSKNFKEITLVEQNKELLDIVKHNWSILGKKANFINEKLEDFLTENNENFDVIYLDPARRDQNKNKVFLLEDLSPNILEIQDQLLFISEQVIIKLSPLIDLKYLISVLKNISKIEIIAVRNDVKEIVVFLSKNYSGEIMCNCVNLESGENDFSFDIHAEKNAQAEYSEPQQFIYIPNNTIMKAGIFNLISSEFKLKKLHPNTHLYTSDVKISDFPGRILEMNVIDSKEIKKKEQFNLISKNYPLKPEEIKKKYQLKDGGNQYLIFTQSKKGKIILKSV; translated from the coding sequence GTGCATTCGTGGCATTCAAAAAGGGAAATTCAAAACTACATCAATGCAAATCTTAATGCCGATTTACATTCTTTGTTGTTAAAAAAATCCCCGTTTCCTGAAGTTTCTATGCAGGAAATCGTTCAGCAAATCAAAGGAAGACAGGTGGCCCAGAAAAAATTTCCTTTTCTTTTGCAAGACGGAATTATTTTCCCGCCACAACTCAATCTGGAACAGTCTTCTTCAGAAAAAACAGCGCTTTATAAATCTGAAATTCTGAAAGGTGAAAAATTCATCGATTTAACAAGCGGTTTTGGAATAGATGCCTATTATTTATCTAAAAATTTTAAAGAAATCACTCTAGTCGAACAAAATAAAGAACTTTTAGATATCGTAAAGCATAATTGGAGCATTTTAGGGAAAAAAGCAAACTTCATTAATGAAAAATTAGAAGATTTTCTTACTGAAAACAATGAAAATTTTGATGTAATTTATCTCGATCCTGCGCGACGAGATCAGAATAAAAATAAAGTTTTTCTGCTTGAAGACCTTTCACCGAATATTTTGGAAATTCAGGACCAGTTGCTCTTTATTTCGGAACAAGTTATCATAAAGCTGTCTCCTTTAATTGATTTAAAATACCTGATTTCGGTCTTAAAAAATATTTCTAAAATTGAAATTATTGCTGTTAGAAATGATGTGAAAGAGATTGTTGTTTTCCTTTCTAAAAATTATTCAGGAGAAATTATGTGTAATTGTGTGAATCTTGAGAGCGGCGAAAATGATTTTAGTTTTGATATTCATGCAGAGAAAAATGCTCAGGCAGAATATAGTGAACCGCAACAATTTATTTATATTCCCAATAATACAATTATGAAAGCAGGAATTTTTAATTTAATTTCAAGTGAATTTAAGCTAAAAAAACTGCATCCCAATACGCATTTATACACTTCTGATGTTAAAATTTCAGATTTTCCGGGAAGAATTTTAGAAATGAATGTGATTGATTCAAAAGAGATTAAGAAAAAAGAACAGTTTAATCTGATCTCCAAAAATTATCCGTTAAAACCGGAAGAAATCAAGAAAAAATATCAGTTGAAAGATGGCGGAAATCAGTATCTTATTTTTACACAATCCAAAAAAGGTAAAATAATATTAAAATCAGTATAA